The genomic interval CGCCGATCAACGCCTTGGGCGCCCCGCCTGACAACGGGCTGTCGACCCAAGCCAAGTTACGCTCCGCCGCCATCTTGGCGAACTTACGCGTCGCATCCGGCTCGATCGAGGACATGTCGATAATGACGGTCCCCGGCTTGGCCGTATCCGCGACCCCGTCCTTGCCAAAGGCGGCAAGGCCAACGATGCGCGACGCATTCAGACTGGTGATGACAAAGTCCACGTCCCGCGACGCCTCAGCAGCCGAAGCCGCCGCAACAGCGCCCTGCGCCACCAGGGCATCCACCCGCGCGGTGTCGAGGTCGAACACTGTCAGGCTGTTCCCGGTTTCCAACAACCGCGTGCCAATAGCGCCGCCCATGGCACCCGCCCCGATCAGGGCAATCTTCTCGCTCATATCATCGTCCCCCGCACGTAGTCTTCGGACTGCGCAACCACCTGGTCAAAGGGGCGCGCGATGTCGATCTCTCCGCCCCACTCGTCCTCATGCAGCCGCTCAAGCGTCGCGAACTGGCTGTCGAGCAGGGACGCAGGCATGAAATGTCCGGGCCGGTGTGCAACCCGCCGCGCCAACACATCGCGCGGCGCATCCAGATGCAGGAAATGCACCGGCTCATCCACCTGTTGCCTGATCCAATCGCGATAGCTTTTCTTCAGCGCCGAACAGCCAACGGCAATCGCACCCTCATGCCGCGCCAGCATCCGCCCCACATCTGCCAGCCAAGGCGCGCGGTCGTCATCGTCCAGGGGCACACCCTGCGCCATCTTGTCGATATTGTCCTGCG from Tateyamaria omphalii carries:
- a CDS encoding gluconokinase; this encodes MRCYVLMGVSGCGKSSVGTALQVLCDMAFVDGDDLHPQDNIDKMAQGVPLDDDDRAPWLADVGRMLARHEGAIAVGCSALKKSYRDWIRQQVDEPVHFLHLDAPRDVLARRVAHRPGHFMPASLLDSQFATLERLHEDEWGGEIDIARPFDQVVAQSEDYVRGTMI